From Salvelinus fontinalis isolate EN_2023a chromosome 30, ASM2944872v1, whole genome shotgun sequence, one genomic window encodes:
- the LOC129828821 gene encoding oligodendrocyte transcription factor 3-like: MHSDSSSSRSSSPDMDGMYLRDHLNSVSSTQNELLQKMTSEHLSRHGEKSPGGSKYKLKKQVTEQEVQHLRLKINGRERKRMHDLNLAMDGLREVMPYAHGPSVRKLSKIATLLLARNYILMLNSSLDEMKRLVGEIYGGHHSTFHCGTVSGHSGNPAHQVHPLLGSALSSSTSSTLTTTLPGLTSIRAPHSLMKSAPAPPLQLGSGFQHWSGLPCPCPICQVPPPPHIPISSAGLTRLTSENKDVMK, from the coding sequence GACATGGATGGGATGTATCTCAGAGACCACCTCAATTCAGTGTCCTCGACGCAGAACGAACTCCTCCAGAAGATGACGAGCGAGCACCTTTCCAGGCACGGGGAAAAGTCACCTGGCGGGAGCAAGTACAAACTCAAGAAGCAAGTGACCGAGCAAGAGGTTCAGCATCTGAGGCTGAAAATCAACGGACGGGAGCGCAAGAGGATGCATGACTTGAACCTGGCGATGGACGGCCTCCGGGAAGTCATGCCTTATGCACACGGTCCGTCCGTGAGAAAGCTGTCGAAAATTGCCACTCTCCTGCTCGCCAGAAACTACATCCTGATGCTCAACAGCTCACTGGACGAGATGAAAAGGCTGGTTGGAGAAATCTACGGTGGACATCATTCTACGTTCCACTGCGGGACAGTGAGCGGGCACTCTGGCAACCCAGCGCATCAGGTGCATCCACTGCTCGGGAGCGCGCTGTCCTCGTCCACATCCTCCACCCTCACCACCACTTTACCGGGACTAACCTCCATCCGAGCACCTCATTCCCTAATGAAGAGTGCCCCTGCACCCCCGCTTCAACTCGGCAGCGGTTTCCAGCACTGGTCAGGTTTACCTTGCCCGTGCCCCATATGTCAAGTACCTCCACCCCCTCATATTCCTATCAGTTCAGCGGGACTGACGAGACTTACAAGTGAAAACAAGGACGTGATGAAGTAA